Genomic segment of Parageobacillus genomosp. 1:
TACAAGCCGATTGGAGCAGAACGCAAGATAGTCAAAGTGGCGTAAAAAACAGCATCATTACTGGAAACATCATTTCCGAAAACGGCAGTTACGCAACCACACAACCGGAAATGGAACATATTCATAATGGCATTCTTATTGAAGGAAACTGTCATTACATCGACATCAATAACAATCAAATCATAAATAATGATGGTAGGTCGGTATTTATTAAAACGGTTAGTGGCTATTCGGATTGTACCAATATTTATATCAACGATAACACCATTATGGGTAACACAGTATCAAATGATATTGTTAAAACGGTAACGACAACATCTATCTATGGGGTTAACCGGGTAGCAGGTGTTTTAAAGTCGATAAGAGCAGAGGAAAGTAATGAGTTGCACACAAATATTAACCTTATAGATTTAGCAACTGACGGGATTATTGATGGACTTAAGGTAACACCAAACGCTTTATACAGAGCATTTTCAGGAGAAACAATCACGATTAACGGTTTGGATTCTACCTCATATCCCGCAGGAACGAAATTCTTTATATGTTTCCAAAGTAGCTCAACATCAGGGGGGATTACTATCAACCCAGGAACTGGTTTAACTTTGCCAGACAACACACCATTTGTGATCGATAAAGCTAACAACAGGCATGAGAAAATTTACGAATTTGTAAAAGTCGGAAATAGCAACTTTAGACTTAAACAATAAAGAAAAGGGTTATTGTGTTAAACAACTATTAGGTGTTACAAAAAAAGGGGCGTGCTAATCTTACGCCCTTTTGAAAATTAAACTGCTTTCGATAAATTATCCTTCGAAGTAGTTGTTATTTTTTTAACCAAATTCTTGCCAAGTTTAATAAAAGGTTTCTCAACTAAATAGTAGGTGATGGTCGATGTAATCAATGAGATAATCAATGAAATGGCCATAAGTAAATAAATGTTTTTAATTGCATGTCCGAACAAAGAGTGTTCAAAAATAAGGGCGCTGACGATTAAGTGCATTAGATATAATGAATAACTGATTTTCCCGAGGAAAATAAAAACTGGATTCACTAATTTTACTTTAGTGGTAAATAAAACAAACATACCAATTGCAGTATAATAAGATAAGGTATATCTGTACCATGATTCTTCGTATCCATAGTCTTTGTTATATGCAAGTAAACTAATTGGAACAATCATTCCCAAGATAACAAACAAAACAGTATAAACTTGTTTTTTCTTTATTCCTTCCTGCTTAAAATGAAGGCGCATCCAAAGTATTCCAAAAAACATGATGGATAAAGCTAATGGAACTGCAACTGGCAATTTAATTTCCGTAATATATCTTGCGACACTTAATACAAAAGCAACACAGATGAAAAAATATGCCGAAAAGTAAATGGTGGTATGCTTTTGTAATAGTTTGGTGATAAAAAGAGCTGCACAAATAAAATAAAAAATAAGTTCAATTTGTAAAGTCCAATAAACACCAAGTAAATCTGGCTGGCCAATAAATTTTTGAAACATTGTTATATTCGCTATTACATTAAACATGTTTGGA
This window contains:
- a CDS encoding acyltransferase family protein, coding for MQKNSNDRLLWLDSLRGIAALMVAIFHFWMYARLQVKDENSVDKFFEFFTYDYFDIGKIGVVLFFAISGFIIPYSLFRYKDNHMVRFIMSRFFRLYPVYWVSILLVLLLINDHPNMFNVIANITMFQKFIGQPDLLGVYWTLQIELIFYFICAALFITKLLQKHTTIYFSAYFFICVAFVLSVARYITEIKLPVAVPLALSIMFFGILWMRLHFKQEGIKKKQVYTVLFVILGMIVPISLLAYNKDYGYEESWYRYTLSYYTAIGMFVLFTTKVKLVNPVFIFLGKISYSLYLMHLIVSALIFEHSLFGHAIKNIYLLMAISLIISLITSTITYYLVEKPFIKLGKNLVKKITTTSKDNLSKAV